A section of the Streptomyces sp. CG1 genome encodes:
- the rpsK gene encoding 30S ribosomal protein S11, which produces MPPKGRQGAAKKVRRKEKKNVAHGHAHIKSTFNNTIVSITDPSGNVISWASAGHVGFKGSRKSTPFAAQMAAESAARRAQEHGMRKVDVFVKGPGSGRETAIRSLQATGLEVGSIQDVTPTPHNGCRPPKRRRV; this is translated from the coding sequence ATGCCCCCCAAGGGTCGTCAGGGCGCTGCCAAGAAGGTGCGCCGCAAGGAAAAGAAGAACGTCGCTCACGGCCACGCGCACATCAAGAGCACGTTCAACAACACGATCGTCTCCATCACGGACCCGTCGGGCAACGTGATCTCCTGGGCCTCCGCCGGCCACGTCGGCTTCAAGGGCTCCCGGAAGTCCACGCCGTTCGCCGCGCAGATGGCTGCCGAGTCGGCCGCCCGCCGCGCCCAGGAGCACGGCATGCGCAAGGTCGACGTGTTCGTCAAGGGCCCGGGCTCCGGTCGTGAGACCGCGATCCGCTCCCTGCAGGCCACGGGCCTCGAGGTCGGCTCCATCCAGGACGTCACCCCGACCCCGCACAACGGCTGCCGTCCGCCGAAGCGTCGCCGCGTCTGA
- the rplM gene encoding 50S ribosomal protein L13, producing the protein MRTYSPKPGDVTRQWHVIDAQDVVLGRLATTAATLLRGKHKPIYAPHVDAGDFVIIINADKVHLSGNKRTQKMAYRHSGYPGGLRSVRYDELLDKNPEKAIEKAVKGMLPKNTLGRQMLSKLKVYRGENHPHAAQQPVPFEITQVAQ; encoded by the coding sequence GTGCGTACGTACAGCCCCAAGCCCGGCGATGTGACGCGCCAGTGGCACGTCATCGACGCTCAGGACGTTGTCCTGGGCCGTCTCGCCACCACCGCAGCGACCCTCCTCCGGGGCAAGCACAAGCCGATCTACGCCCCCCACGTCGACGCTGGTGACTTCGTCATCATCATCAACGCCGACAAGGTGCACCTGTCCGGCAACAAGCGGACCCAGAAGATGGCGTACCGCCACTCCGGCTACCCGGGTGGTCTGCGCTCCGTCCGCTACGACGAGCTGCTGGACAAGAACCCCGAGAAGGCCATCGAGAAGGCCGTCAAGGGCATGCTCCCCAAGAACACCCTGGGCCGTCAGATGCTCTCCAAGCTGAAGGTCTACCGCGGCGAGAACCACCCGCACGCTGCCCAGCAGCCGGTTCCGTTCGAGATCACCCAGGTCGCGCAGTAA
- the rpmJ gene encoding 50S ribosomal protein L36, whose protein sequence is MKVKPSVKKICDKCRVIRRHGRVMVICENPRHKQRQG, encoded by the coding sequence ATGAAGGTCAAGCCGAGCGTCAAGAAGATCTGCGACAAGTGCAGGGTGATCCGCCGTCACGGCCGGGTCATGGTCATTTGCGAGAACCCGCGCCACAAGCAGCGCCAGGGCTGA
- the infA gene encoding translation initiation factor IF-1: MAKKQGAIEIEGTVVESLPNAMFKVELQNGHQVLAHISGKMRMHYIRILPDDRVVVELSPYDLTRGRIVYRYK, encoded by the coding sequence GTGGCCAAGAAGCAAGGTGCCATCGAGATCGAGGGCACTGTCGTCGAGTCTCTGCCGAACGCCATGTTCAAGGTCGAGCTCCAGAACGGCCACCAGGTCCTGGCACACATCAGCGGCAAGATGCGTATGCACTACATCCGTATCCTCCCTGACGACCGGGTCGTGGTGGAGTTGTCTCCGTACGACCTGACGCGTGGCCGGATCGTCTACCGGTACAAGTAG
- a CDS encoding adenylate kinase translates to MRIVLVGPPGAGKGTQAVRLAAELKIPHISTGDLFRANISQQTELGKLAQSYMDRGELVPDSVTIGMAKDRMEQPDAEGGFLLDGFPRNVQQAEALDELLTTEGVRLDAVLDLEVPEDEVVKRIAGRRICRNDSSHVFHVEYSKPKREGVCDVCGGELYQRDDDREETVRTRLEVYHTHTEPIIDYYKAQGLVVTISSLGPVDEITQRALEALKREKAEQ, encoded by the coding sequence ATGCGTATCGTCCTCGTCGGGCCGCCGGGTGCCGGTAAGGGAACGCAAGCCGTCCGCCTTGCCGCAGAGCTGAAGATTCCGCACATCTCCACGGGCGACCTGTTCCGGGCCAACATCAGCCAGCAGACGGAGCTGGGCAAGCTCGCGCAGAGCTACATGGACCGCGGTGAGCTGGTGCCGGACTCGGTCACCATCGGCATGGCCAAGGACCGCATGGAGCAGCCGGACGCCGAGGGCGGCTTCCTGCTGGACGGCTTCCCGCGGAACGTGCAGCAGGCCGAGGCGCTGGACGAGCTGCTGACGACCGAGGGCGTCAGGCTGGACGCCGTCCTGGACCTGGAGGTCCCCGAGGACGAGGTCGTCAAGCGGATCGCCGGCCGCCGCATCTGCCGCAACGACTCCTCGCATGTGTTCCACGTGGAGTACAGCAAGCCGAAGCGCGAGGGTGTCTGCGACGTCTGCGGCGGTGAGCTGTACCAGCGCGACGACGACCGCGAGGAGACCGTCCGCACGCGGCTCGAGGTCTACCACACGCACACCGAGCCGATCATCGACTACTACAAGGCGCAGGGCCTGGTCGTGACGATCTCCTCCCTGGGCCCCGTGGACGAGATCACGCAGCGGGCGCTGGAGGCGCTCAAGCGCGAGAAGGCCGAGCAGTAG
- the glmS gene encoding glutamine--fructose-6-phosphate transaminase (isomerizing) codes for MCGIVGYVGSQSALDVVMAGLKRLEYRGYDSAGVAVLADGGLAAAKKAGKLVNLEKELVERPLPTGATGIGHTRWATHGGPTDGNAHPHLDNAGRVAVVHNGIIENFAVLRTELAERGHELTSETDTEVVAHLLAEEYSAAADLAEAMRLVCRRLEGAFTLVAVHADEPDVVVGARRNSPLVVGVGEGEAFLASDVAAFIAHTRSAIELGQDQVVELRRDGVTVTGFDGRPAEVHSFHVDWDASAAEKGGYDYFMLKEIAEQPKAVADTLLGRIDPSGSLTLDEVRISPSELREIDKVVIVACGTAFHAGLIAKYAIEHWTRIPCEVELASEFRYRDPILDGRSLVIAISQSGETMDTLMALRHAREQGSKVLAICNTNGSTIPRESDAVLYTHAGPEVAVASTKAFLTQLVACYLVALYLGQVRGTKWGDEIQAVIKDLSRISEEVERVLETMEPVRALARTLASKNTVLFLGRHVGYPIALEGALKLKELAYMHAEGFAAGELKHGPIALIEEDVPVVVVVPSPRGRSILHDKIVSNIQEIRARGARTIVIAEEGDEAVVPYADHLIRIPATPTLLQPLVATVPLQVFACELATARGNEVDQPRNLAKSVTVE; via the coding sequence ATGTGCGGAATCGTGGGATACGTAGGGTCGCAGTCGGCGCTCGATGTCGTGATGGCCGGGCTGAAGCGGCTGGAGTACCGGGGCTACGACTCGGCGGGCGTCGCCGTCCTCGCCGACGGCGGACTGGCCGCGGCGAAGAAGGCCGGGAAACTCGTCAACCTGGAGAAGGAACTGGTCGAACGGCCGCTGCCGACGGGCGCGACCGGCATCGGCCACACGCGATGGGCCACGCACGGCGGCCCCACCGACGGCAACGCCCACCCGCATCTCGACAACGCGGGCCGGGTCGCCGTCGTCCACAACGGCATCATCGAGAACTTCGCCGTGCTGCGGACCGAACTGGCCGAGCGCGGCCATGAGTTGACCTCCGAGACGGACACCGAGGTCGTCGCCCATCTGCTCGCCGAGGAGTACTCGGCGGCCGCCGACCTGGCGGAGGCCATGCGGCTGGTGTGCCGGCGGCTGGAGGGCGCGTTCACGCTGGTCGCCGTGCACGCCGACGAGCCGGACGTGGTCGTGGGCGCGCGCCGGAACTCGCCGCTCGTGGTCGGTGTCGGTGAGGGCGAGGCGTTCCTGGCCTCGGACGTCGCCGCGTTCATCGCCCACACCCGCTCGGCGATCGAACTGGGCCAGGACCAGGTCGTGGAGCTGCGCCGGGACGGCGTCACGGTGACGGGCTTCGACGGCCGCCCGGCCGAGGTGCACAGCTTCCACGTGGACTGGGACGCCTCCGCCGCCGAGAAGGGCGGCTACGACTACTTCATGCTCAAGGAGATCGCCGAGCAGCCCAAGGCGGTCGCCGACACGCTGCTGGGCCGTATCGACCCGTCCGGCTCGCTCACCCTGGACGAGGTCCGCATTTCCCCGTCCGAGCTGCGCGAGATCGACAAGGTCGTCATCGTTGCCTGCGGTACGGCCTTCCACGCCGGCCTGATCGCCAAGTACGCCATCGAGCACTGGACGCGCATCCCCTGCGAGGTCGAGCTGGCCAGCGAGTTCCGCTACCGGGACCCGATCCTGGACGGCCGCTCCCTGGTCATCGCCATCTCCCAGTCCGGTGAGACGATGGACACCCTGATGGCGCTGCGCCACGCCCGCGAGCAGGGCTCCAAGGTGCTGGCCATCTGCAACACCAACGGCTCGACGATTCCCCGCGAGTCGGACGCGGTGCTGTACACCCACGCCGGCCCGGAGGTCGCCGTCGCCTCCACCAAGGCGTTCCTGACCCAGCTGGTGGCCTGCTATCTGGTGGCGCTGTATCTGGGCCAGGTGCGCGGTACGAAGTGGGGCGACGAGATCCAGGCCGTCATCAAGGACCTCTCCCGGATCTCGGAGGAGGTCGAGCGGGTCCTGGAGACGATGGAACCGGTACGGGCGCTCGCGCGGACCCTGGCCTCGAAGAACACGGTGCTCTTCCTCGGCCGGCACGTGGGCTACCCGATCGCCCTCGAAGGCGCCCTGAAGCTCAAGGAACTCGCCTACATGCACGCCGAGGGCTTCGCTGCGGGCGAGCTGAAGCACGGCCCGATCGCACTGATCGAGGAGGACGTGCCGGTGGTGGTCGTCGTGCCGTCGCCGCGCGGCCGCTCGATCCTGCACGACAAGATCGTCTCCAACATCCAGGAGATCCGGGCCCGCGGGGCGCGCACCATCGTGATCGCGGAGGAGGGCGACGAGGCGGTCGTCCCCTACGCGGACCACCTGATCCGCATCCCGGCCACCCCGACCCTGCTGCAGCCGCTGGTGGCGACGGTCCCGCTCCAGGTCTTCGCCTGCGAGCTGGCTACCGCCCGCGGCAACGAGGTGGACCAGCCCCGGAACCTGGCGAAGTCGGTGACGGTGGAGTGA
- the map gene encoding type I methionyl aminopeptidase, translated as MVQIKTPEQIAKMRAAGLVVAAIHAATREAAVPGASTKDLDEVARKVLAEHGAKSNFLGYGGFPATICTSVNDVVVHGIPSDDVVLKDGDVISIDCGAIIDGWHGDAAYTAFVGSGHAPELIELSRVTEESMWAGIAAMKQGNRLVDVSRAIETYIRRQPKPGGGKYGIIEDYGGHGIGTEMHMDPHLLNYVDRRRGKGPKLVPGFCLAIEPMVSLGTAKTEVLSDDWTVITTDGTWSSHWEHSVALTAEGPLVLTAPDGGKAKLAEYGITAAPDPLA; from the coding sequence ATGGTGCAGATCAAGACGCCCGAGCAGATCGCCAAGATGCGGGCGGCGGGCCTGGTCGTAGCCGCCATTCACGCGGCCACCCGGGAGGCGGCGGTGCCCGGCGCCTCCACCAAGGACCTGGACGAGGTCGCCCGCAAGGTCCTCGCCGAGCACGGCGCGAAGTCGAACTTCCTGGGCTACGGCGGCTTCCCCGCGACGATCTGCACGTCGGTGAACGATGTGGTCGTCCACGGCATCCCCTCCGACGACGTCGTCCTCAAGGACGGCGACGTCATCTCCATCGACTGCGGCGCGATCATCGACGGCTGGCACGGCGACGCCGCCTACACGGCCTTCGTGGGCTCCGGTCACGCTCCGGAGTTGATCGAGCTGTCCCGGGTCACGGAAGAGTCGATGTGGGCCGGTATCGCGGCCATGAAGCAGGGCAACCGCCTGGTCGACGTCTCCCGCGCCATCGAGACGTACATCCGCCGCCAGCCGAAGCCGGGCGGTGGCAAGTACGGGATCATCGAGGACTACGGCGGCCACGGCATCGGCACCGAGATGCACATGGACCCGCATCTGCTGAACTACGTCGACCGCCGCCGCGGCAAGGGCCCCAAGCTGGTGCCCGGCTTCTGCCTCGCGATCGAGCCGATGGTCTCCCTCGGCACCGCGAAGACCGAGGTCCTCTCCGACGACTGGACGGTCATCACCACCGACGGCACCTGGTCCTCCCACTGGGAGCACTCGGTCGCTCTGACCGCCGAGGGCCCGCTGGTACTGACCGCGCCCGACGGCGGTAAGGCCAAGCTGGCCGAGTACGGCATCACGGCTGCTCCCGATCCGCTCGCTTAG
- the glmM gene encoding phosphoglucosamine mutase codes for MGRLFGTDGVRGVANADLTAEMALGLSVAAAHVLAEAGTFAGHRPKAVVGRDPRASGEFLEAAVVAGLASAGVDVLRVGVLPTPAVAHLTGALGADLGVMLSASHNAMPDNGIKFFARGGHKLADELEDRIEAVYESHRHGEPWERPTGAGVGRVRSYDEGFEQYVGHLLSVLPNRLDGLKIVLDEAHGAASGVSPEAFSRAGAEVVTIGAAPDGLNINDGCGSTHLEKLKAAVVEHRADFGVAHDGDADRCLAVDHIGEEIDGDQILSVLALAMRERSALRADTVVATVMSNLGFKLAMERAGIRLVQTAVGDRYVLEEMKEHGFALGGEQSGHVIILDHATTGDGTLTGLLLAARVAETGRSLRELASVMERLPQVLINVPDVDKSRVRTSADVAAAVAEAERELGETGRVLLRPSGTEPLVRVMVEAADIEQARSVAGRLADAVKSALG; via the coding sequence GTGGGACGACTCTTCGGTACGGACGGCGTGCGCGGTGTCGCCAACGCGGACCTGACGGCCGAGATGGCGCTCGGCCTGTCCGTGGCGGCGGCCCACGTGCTGGCCGAGGCGGGCACCTTCGCGGGCCACCGGCCGAAGGCGGTGGTCGGACGGGACCCGCGGGCGTCCGGGGAGTTCCTGGAGGCGGCCGTGGTCGCCGGCCTCGCCAGCGCGGGTGTGGACGTACTGCGGGTCGGTGTGCTGCCGACCCCGGCCGTGGCTCACCTGACCGGCGCGCTCGGCGCCGACCTGGGCGTGATGCTCTCCGCCAGCCACAACGCCATGCCGGACAACGGCATCAAGTTCTTCGCCCGCGGCGGCCACAAGCTCGCCGACGAGCTGGAGGACAGGATCGAGGCGGTGTACGAGTCCCACCGGCACGGCGAGCCGTGGGAGCGGCCGACGGGCGCCGGGGTGGGGCGCGTACGGTCGTACGACGAGGGCTTCGAGCAGTACGTCGGCCACCTGCTGTCCGTCCTGCCCAACCGGCTCGACGGGCTGAAGATCGTCCTGGACGAAGCGCACGGCGCGGCCTCGGGGGTCTCGCCGGAGGCGTTCTCCCGGGCGGGCGCCGAGGTCGTCACGATCGGCGCGGCGCCGGACGGGCTCAACATCAACGACGGGTGCGGCTCGACCCATCTCGAGAAGCTGAAGGCCGCGGTCGTCGAGCACCGCGCGGACTTCGGCGTCGCGCACGACGGTGACGCCGACCGCTGCCTGGCCGTGGACCACATCGGCGAGGAGATCGACGGCGACCAGATCCTCTCGGTGCTGGCACTGGCCATGCGGGAGCGGTCCGCGCTGCGGGCGGACACGGTGGTGGCCACCGTGATGTCCAACCTCGGGTTCAAGCTGGCGATGGAGCGGGCCGGGATCCGGCTGGTACAGACGGCCGTCGGGGACCGGTATGTGCTCGAGGAGATGAAGGAGCACGGGTTCGCCCTGGGCGGCGAGCAGTCCGGGCACGTGATCATTCTCGATCACGCGACGACCGGTGACGGCACGCTGACCGGGCTGCTGCTCGCCGCCCGGGTCGCGGAGACCGGACGGTCGCTGCGGGAGCTCGCCTCCGTGATGGAGCGGCTGCCGCAGGTGCTGATCAATGTGCCGGATGTGGACAAGTCGCGTGTGCGAACGTCTGCCGACGTGGCCGCCGCTGTTGCCGAGGCCGAGCGGGAACTCGGTGAGACGGGGCGGGTGTTGCTCCGTCCCTCGGGCACCGAGCCGTTGGTGCGGGTGATGGTCGAGGCCGCGGACATCGAGCAGGCTCGGTCGGTGGCCGGGCGGCTGGCCGATGCTGTGAAGTCGGCGTTGGGCTGA
- the rpsI gene encoding 30S ribosomal protein S9 — MAETTAEQPIEEIEDIESYTTESEVPVEGEYTSESLASRFGEPQPAAGLGRRKNAIARVRIVPGTGKWKINGRTLEDYFPNKVHQQEVNEPFKVLELEGRYDVIARIAGGGVSGQAGALRLGVARALNEADVDNNRGPLKKAGFLRRDDRAVERKKAGLKKARKAPQYSKR; from the coding sequence GTGGCCGAGACCACTGCCGAGCAGCCGATCGAAGAGATCGAAGACATCGAGAGCTACACCACCGAGTCCGAGGTTCCGGTGGAGGGTGAGTACACCTCCGAGTCCCTCGCCTCGCGCTTCGGTGAGCCCCAGCCCGCCGCCGGCCTGGGCCGCCGCAAGAACGCCATCGCCCGTGTCCGGATCGTCCCGGGCACCGGCAAGTGGAAGATCAACGGCCGCACCCTCGAGGACTACTTCCCGAACAAGGTGCACCAGCAGGAAGTCAACGAGCCCTTCAAGGTGCTCGAGCTCGAGGGTCGTTACGACGTCATCGCCCGCATCGCCGGTGGCGGTGTCTCCGGTCAGGCCGGTGCGCTCCGTCTCGGTGTCGCCCGCGCGCTGAACGAGGCCGACGTCGACAACAACCGTGGCCCGCTGAAGAAGGCCGGCTTCCTGCGCCGCGACGACCGCGCGGTCGAGCGGAAGAAGGCCGGTCTGAAGAAGGCCCGCAAGGCCCCGCAGTACAGCAAGCGCTAA
- the coaA gene encoding type I pantothenate kinase — protein sequence MPRSAHRHRPEATPYVDLTRAEWSALRDKTPLPLTAEEVEKLRGLGDVIDLDEVRDIYLPLSRLLNLYVGATDGLRGALNTFLGEQGSQSGTPFVIGVAGSVAVGKSTVARLLQALLSRWPEHPRVELVTTDGFLLPTKELEARGLMSRKGFPESYDRRALTRFVADIKAGKDEVTAPVYSHLIYDIVPDRKLTVRRPDILIVEGLNVLQPALPGKDGRTRVGLADYFDFSVYVDASAEDIERWYLNRFKKLRQTAFQNPDSYFRKYTQVSEEEALDYARTLWRTINKPNLTENIAPTRGRATLIVRKGQDHKVQRLRLRKL from the coding sequence ATGCCCCGGAGCGCTCACCGGCACAGGCCGGAGGCGACTCCCTACGTCGACCTCACCCGCGCCGAGTGGAGCGCGCTGCGCGACAAGACGCCGCTGCCGCTCACCGCCGAGGAGGTGGAGAAGCTGCGTGGTCTGGGCGATGTGATCGACCTGGACGAGGTGCGGGACATCTACCTCCCGCTCTCCCGGCTCCTCAACCTCTACGTCGGCGCCACGGACGGCCTCCGAGGCGCCCTGAACACCTTCCTCGGCGAGCAGGGCTCCCAGTCCGGCACCCCGTTCGTCATAGGCGTCGCCGGCTCGGTGGCCGTAGGAAAGTCCACGGTCGCCCGTCTCCTGCAGGCCCTGCTCTCCCGCTGGCCCGAACACCCGCGCGTGGAACTGGTCACCACGGACGGATTCCTCCTGCCCACCAAGGAGTTGGAGGCCCGCGGCCTGATGTCGCGGAAAGGATTCCCCGAGTCCTACGACCGCCGGGCCCTCACCCGCTTCGTCGCCGACATCAAGGCAGGGAAGGACGAGGTCACAGCCCCCGTCTACTCCCACCTCATCTACGACATCGTCCCGGACCGCAAGCTCACGGTCCGCCGCCCCGACATCCTGATCGTCGAGGGCCTCAACGTCCTGCAGCCCGCCCTGCCCGGCAAGGACGGCCGCACCCGGGTCGGCCTCGCCGACTACTTCGACTTCAGTGTGTACGTCGACGCGAGCGCCGAGGACATCGAGCGCTGGTACCTCAACCGCTTCAAGAAGCTGCGCCAGACCGCCTTCCAGAACCCGGACTCGTACTTCCGCAAGTACACCCAGGTCTCCGAGGAGGAGGCCCTCGACTACGCCCGTACCCTCTGGCGCACCATCAACAAGCCCAACCTGACCGAGAACATAGCCCCCACCCGAGGCCGAGCCACCCTCATCGTCCGCAAGGGCCAGGACCACAAGGTCCAGCGCCTGAGGCTACGCAAGCTGTAA
- a CDS encoding DNA-directed RNA polymerase subunit alpha: MLIAQRPSLTEEVVDEFRSRFVIEPLEPGFGYTLGNSLRRTLLSSIPGAAVTSIRIDGVLHEFTTVPGVKEDVTDLILNIKQLVVSSEHDEPVVMYLRKQGPGLVTAADIAPPAGVEVHNPDLVLATLNGKGKLEMELTVERGRGYVSAVQNKQVGQEIGRIPVDSIYSPVLKVTYKVEATRVEQRTDFDKLIVDVETKQAMRPRDAMASAGKTLVELFGLARELNIDAEGIDMGPSPTDAALAADLALPIEELELTVRSYNCLKREGIHSVGELVARSEADLLDIRNFGAKSIDEVKAKLAGMGLALKDSPPGFDPTAAADAFGADDDADAGFVETEQY, from the coding sequence ATGCTGATCGCTCAGCGCCCCTCGTTGACCGAAGAGGTCGTCGACGAGTTCCGCTCCCGGTTCGTGATCGAGCCGCTGGAGCCGGGCTTCGGCTACACCCTCGGCAACTCCCTCCGTCGTACCCTCCTGTCGTCGATCCCCGGCGCTGCTGTCACCAGCATCCGCATCGACGGTGTCCTGCACGAGTTCACCACCGTGCCGGGCGTCAAGGAGGACGTCACCGACCTGATCCTCAACATCAAGCAGCTGGTCGTCTCCTCGGAGCACGACGAGCCGGTCGTGATGTACCTGCGCAAGCAGGGCCCGGGTCTGGTCACCGCCGCCGACATCGCGCCCCCGGCCGGTGTCGAGGTGCACAACCCCGACCTCGTCCTCGCCACGCTCAACGGCAAGGGCAAGCTGGAGATGGAGCTGACGGTCGAGCGTGGCCGCGGTTATGTCTCCGCCGTGCAGAACAAGCAGGTGGGCCAGGAGATCGGCCGTATCCCGGTCGACTCGATCTACTCGCCGGTGCTCAAGGTCACGTACAAGGTCGAGGCCACGCGTGTCGAGCAGCGGACCGACTTCGACAAGCTGATCGTCGACGTCGAGACCAAGCAGGCGATGCGTCCGCGTGACGCCATGGCCTCCGCCGGTAAGACCCTGGTCGAGCTGTTCGGTCTCGCCCGTGAGCTGAACATCGACGCCGAGGGCATCGACATGGGCCCGTCCCCGACGGACGCCGCCCTGGCCGCGGACCTGGCGCTGCCGATCGAGGAGCTGGAGCTCACCGTTCGGTCCTACAACTGCCTCAAGCGTGAGGGCATCCACTCCGTGGGTGAGCTGGTCGCGCGCTCCGAGGCCGACCTGCTGGACATCCGTAACTTCGGTGCGAAGTCCATCGACGAGGTCAAGGCGAAGCTGGCCGGCATGGGCCTGGCCCTCAAGGACAGCCCGCCCGGATTCGACCCCACGGCCGCCGCGGACGCCTTCGGCGCCGACGACGACGCGGACGCGGGTTTCGTGGAGACCGAGCAGTACTGA
- the truA gene encoding tRNA pseudouridine(38-40) synthase TruA: protein MSDEVQPGYVRVRLDISYDGSDFHGWAKQAGGRRTVQGEIEDALRTVTRSRETYELTVAGRTDAGVHARGQVAHVDLPEGVWREHNQKLLKRLAGRLPKDVRVWALRPAPSGFNARFSAVWRRYAYRVTDNPGGVDPLLRGHVLWHDWPLDVDAMNEAARHLLGEHDFAAYCKKREGATTIRTLQELSLVRGSDGIVTATVRADAFCHNMVRSLIGALLFVGDGHRGPEWPGKVLAAGVRDSAVHVVRPHGLTLEEVGYPADELLAGRNKEARNRRSLPSAGCC, encoded by the coding sequence GTGAGCGATGAAGTACAGCCCGGGTACGTCCGGGTGCGCCTGGACATCTCCTACGACGGCTCCGACTTCCACGGCTGGGCCAAGCAGGCCGGCGGCAGGCGGACCGTGCAGGGCGAGATCGAGGACGCGCTGCGCACGGTGACGCGGTCGAGGGAGACGTACGAGCTGACCGTCGCCGGGCGGACGGATGCCGGGGTGCACGCGCGCGGGCAGGTGGCGCATGTGGACCTGCCCGAGGGGGTCTGGCGGGAGCACAACCAGAAGCTGCTCAAGCGGCTCGCCGGGCGGCTGCCGAAGGATGTGCGGGTGTGGGCCCTCAGGCCGGCGCCGAGCGGCTTCAACGCACGTTTCTCCGCCGTCTGGCGCCGGTACGCCTACCGGGTCACGGACAACCCCGGGGGAGTGGATCCCCTGCTGCGGGGTCACGTCCTGTGGCACGACTGGCCGCTCGATGTCGACGCCATGAACGAGGCCGCGCGGCACCTGCTCGGCGAGCACGACTTCGCCGCGTACTGCAAGAAGCGGGAAGGGGCCACCACGATCCGGACCCTGCAGGAGCTGAGCCTCGTGCGCGGGTCCGACGGGATCGTCACCGCCACCGTGCGCGCCGACGCGTTCTGTCACAACATGGTGCGCTCGCTGATCGGGGCGCTGCTGTTCGTCGGGGACGGGCACCGCGGCCCGGAGTGGCCCGGGAAGGTGCTGGCAGCGGGGGTGCGGGACTCCGCCGTGCATGTCGTACGGCCGCACGGGCTGACCCTGGAGGAGGTCGGCTACCCCGCCGACGAGCTGCTCGCCGGGCGCAACAAGGAGGCGCGGAACAGGCGCTCGCTTCCGTCGGCGGGGTGCTGCTGA
- the rpsM gene encoding 30S ribosomal protein S13, with amino-acid sequence MARVSGVDIPREKRVEVALTYVFGIGRTLSQQTLAETGIDPNTRVRDLSEEQLVAIREYVDNNIKTEGDLRREIQADIRRKVEIGCYQGLRHRRGLPVRGQRTSTNARTRKGPRRAIAGKKKPGKK; translated from the coding sequence ATGGCACGCGTTTCCGGTGTTGACATCCCGCGCGAAAAGCGCGTGGAGGTCGCCCTCACCTACGTGTTCGGCATCGGCCGGACGCTCTCGCAGCAGACGCTGGCTGAGACCGGCATCGACCCGAACACCCGCGTTCGCGACCTCTCCGAGGAGCAGCTCGTCGCGATTCGTGAGTACGTCGACAACAACATCAAGACCGAGGGTGACCTCCGTCGCGAGATCCAGGCCGACATCCGCCGCAAGGTCGAGATCGGCTGCTACCAGGGTCTGCGTCACCGTCGCGGTCTGCCCGTCCGCGGTCAGCGCACCAGCACCAACGCCCGCACCCGCAAGGGCCCGCGTCGCGCCATCGCCGGCAAGAAGAAGCCGGGCAAGAAGTAG
- the rplQ gene encoding 50S ribosomal protein L17 produces MPKPTKGARLGGSAAHEKLLLANLAKALFEHGRITTTEAKARRLRPYAERLVTKAKKGDLHNRRQVLQVITDKSIVHTLFTEIGPRYENRPGGYTRITKIGNRRGDNAPMAVIELVEALTVAQQATGEAEAATKRAVKEAEETKVEETKVEDAAEAPAEESKDA; encoded by the coding sequence ATGCCGAAGCCCACCAAGGGTGCCCGTCTGGGCGGCAGCGCCGCGCACGAGAAGCTGCTCCTCGCGAACCTCGCGAAGGCGCTCTTCGAGCACGGCCGTATCACCACCACCGAGGCGAAGGCCCGCCGCCTGCGCCCGTACGCCGAGCGTCTGGTCACCAAGGCGAAGAAGGGCGACCTTCACAACCGCCGTCAGGTGCTCCAGGTCATCACGGACAAGAGCATCGTCCACACGCTCTTCACCGAGATCGGCCCGCGGTACGAGAACCGTCCGGGTGGCTACACCCGCATCACCAAGATCGGTAACCGCCGTGGCGACAACGCGCCCATGGCCGTCATCGAGCTGGTCGAGGCGCTGACGGTCGCGCAGCAGGCCACTGGTGAGGCCGAGGCCGCCACCAAGCGTGCGGTCAAGGAGGCCGAGGAGACCAAGGTCGAGGAGACCAAGGTCGAGGACGCCGCTGAGGCTCCCGCCGAGGAGTCCAAGGACGCCTGA